From the Methanocaldococcus fervens AG86 genome, the window AACATGCCGGTATTTATCTCTTTTAACATCCATCTTTTGGATGTAACCTTTTATAATAACGTAATCCCCTTCTTTTATCTCTGATATATGTTTTTCCTTTGGCTGAGTTGGATTTAAAAATAGCCAAGTGGTGGAAAGGATTATAAAACAAGCTAAGGCAAAGAAAATGGTATTTCTCTCCTTTAATTTCATGATATCCCAACTATGATTAAATATTAAAAAATAGTTTTTATTCAACAATTGCCGATGCGTAACCAACAACTGCTGAATAATCTCCAGTCATATCCCCAGATGTTGCATAAGCCAATAATTTAGATTTTTCAGCCCCCAAAGTTTTCATAGCTTTTAGCATAGCTATTACTGGTCCATAACCGCACATTGATATGTTGTAATTTACAACATCTTCATATAACGCTCTTTCATCCATCTCTAGGATATCTTTAATAACAATTGCATCTTTTTTTGAAGCAACTTCTTGGGGTTCGTAGTGGGTCAAATCAGAGGAGGCGATGATAACAACCCTCCTATTTAGTTCCATGGCAATTTTAGCTATAAAGTAACCAACCTCCACAGCGGTTTCATAATCTTGTAGCATCATGGTTATAGGGACTATTCTAAATTTGGCAATATTCAACAACTCTAAATGCTTTAAAAATGGTAATTGAACCTCTATGGAATGCTCGTTTAAATGGGCTGTTTCATCTAAATCAATAATTTCACATTTCTTCCAAAGTTCATCAATAAATTCTTCGTCAGTTTTTACATCTCCAAGGGGAGTTCTCCAAATTCCATCCATTACACTAACTCCAGAACCTAAACCAGTATGATTTGGACCTAAAATAACTGCAGTAATCTCTTCAAGAGCATCAACTCTTTTTGATAATTCATAGTAGGAATGGGCTTTTATAGGGCCTGAATAGATGTATCCTGCATGAGGACA encodes:
- the amrB gene encoding AmmeMemoRadiSam system protein B: MNKIRYPAVSGLFYPSHPDELIDMIEQCYLHKYGPKSMPVHGNYKKPVGLLCPHAGYIYSGPIKAHSYYELSKRVDALEEITAVILGPNHTGLGSGVSVMDGIWRTPLGDVKTDEEFIDELWKKCEIIDLDETAHLNEHSIEVQLPFLKHLELLNIAKFRIVPITMMLQDYETAVEVGYFIAKIAMELNRRVVIIASSDLTHYEPQEVASKKDAIVIKDILEMDERALYEDVVNYNISMCGYGPVIAMLKAMKTLGAEKSKLLAYATSGDMTGDYSAVVGYASAIVE